Proteins found in one Thermaerobacter subterraneus DSM 13965 genomic segment:
- the dhaK gene encoding dihydroxyacetone kinase subunit DhaK, protein MKKLINRVEAVVDEATQGLGLAHPDLVRVQAEPRFVARADAPVQGKVALISGGGSGHEPLHGGYVGRGMLDAACPGEVFTSPVPDQMVEAAKAVHGGAGVLFIVKNYTGDVMNFELAAELLQAEGIAVRSVLVADDVAVENSLYTAGRRGVGGTVFVEKIAGAAAEAGASLDEVERIARKVSDNVRSMGMALTSCTVPAKGSPTFELGEDEMEIGIGIHGEPGRERMKLRPADEITAMLAEPVIDDLGLKQGEQVIAMVNGMGGTPLLELYIVYRKLAEILGQRGITIARNLVGNYITSLEMQGCSITLLRADDELLRLWDAPVHTPALRWGV, encoded by the coding sequence GTGAAGAAGCTGATCAACCGGGTGGAAGCGGTGGTGGACGAGGCCACCCAGGGTCTCGGACTGGCCCACCCCGATCTGGTGCGGGTCCAGGCCGAGCCGCGCTTCGTGGCCCGGGCGGACGCGCCGGTGCAGGGCAAGGTGGCCCTGATCTCCGGCGGCGGTTCCGGCCACGAGCCCCTGCACGGGGGCTACGTGGGCCGCGGCATGCTGGATGCGGCCTGCCCCGGCGAGGTGTTCACCAGCCCCGTGCCGGACCAGATGGTCGAGGCGGCCAAGGCGGTGCACGGCGGCGCCGGGGTCCTTTTCATCGTCAAGAACTACACCGGCGACGTGATGAACTTCGAGCTGGCCGCGGAACTCCTGCAGGCCGAGGGCATCGCCGTGCGCTCGGTGCTGGTGGCCGACGACGTGGCGGTGGAGAACTCCCTCTATACCGCCGGCCGGCGGGGCGTGGGCGGGACCGTGTTCGTCGAGAAGATCGCAGGGGCCGCCGCCGAAGCCGGGGCGTCCCTGGACGAGGTGGAACGCATCGCCCGCAAGGTCAGCGACAACGTGCGCTCCATGGGCATGGCCCTGACCTCCTGCACGGTGCCGGCCAAGGGTTCGCCGACCTTTGAGCTGGGCGAGGACGAGATGGAGATCGGCATCGGCATCCACGGCGAGCCGGGGCGCGAGCGGATGAAGCTGCGGCCCGCCGACGAGATCACCGCCATGCTGGCCGAGCCCGTGATCGACGATCTGGGCCTCAAGCAGGGCGAGCAGGTCATCGCCATGGTGAACGGAATGGGCGGCACGCCGCTGCTGGAGCTCTACATCGTGTACCGCAAGCTGGCGGAGATCCTGGGGCAGCGGGGCATCACCATCGCCCGCAACCTGGTCGGGAACTACATCACCAGCCTGGAGATGCAGGGCTGTTCCATCACCCTGCTGCGGGCCGACGACGAGCTCTTGCGGCTGTGGGACGCGCCCGTCCACACGCCGGCCCTGCGGTGGGGCGTGTGA
- the dhaL gene encoding dihydroxyacetone kinase subunit DhaL: MAGDAAAAVDGERIRAFIRRFAEKVAAQKDELTALDAAIGDADHGTNMDRGLQAALERLPGEGAAPGDLLKAVAMALISKVGGASGPLYGTAFLRAAAAVAGKATLEPGDVAALFKAALAGIQERGKAGRGEKTMVDALAPAVEALDAALARGASLGEALAEAARAAREGSDATIPLVATKGRASYLGERSRGHRDPGSLSATLMMEAAAETLAGGPAS; this comes from the coding sequence GTGGCAGGGGACGCAGCGGCGGCGGTCGACGGCGAGCGGATCCGGGCCTTCATCCGCCGCTTCGCCGAGAAGGTGGCCGCCCAGAAGGACGAGCTGACGGCCCTGGACGCGGCCATCGGCGACGCGGACCACGGCACCAACATGGACCGCGGCCTGCAGGCGGCCCTGGAGCGGCTGCCCGGGGAAGGCGCTGCACCCGGCGACCTGCTCAAGGCCGTCGCCATGGCCCTGATCTCGAAGGTGGGCGGGGCCTCGGGCCCGCTCTACGGCACGGCCTTCCTGCGGGCCGCCGCCGCGGTGGCGGGCAAGGCCACCCTGGAGCCTGGGGACGTGGCGGCCCTTTTCAAGGCGGCCCTGGCCGGTATCCAGGAACGGGGAAAGGCCGGCCGCGGTGAGAAGACCATGGTCGACGCCCTGGCGCCGGCGGTGGAGGCCCTGGACGCGGCCCTGGCCCGCGGGGCTTCCCTGGGCGAGGCCCTGGCGGAGGCCGCCCGGGCGGCCCGGGAGGGCTCCGATGCCACCATTCCGCTGGTGGCCACCAAGGGGCGGGCCAGCTACCTGGGCGAGCGTTCCCGGGGCCACCGCGACCCGGGCTCCCTGAGCGCCACCCTGATGATGGAAGCGGCGGCCGAGACCCTGGCGGGGGGGCCGGCGTCATGA
- the dhaM gene encoding dihydroxyacetone kinase phosphoryl donor subunit DhaM gives MTGPAAPTALVLVSHSRTLAEGVRELAAQMAGPGVPILIAAGLEDGSLGTDAAAILSTLEAALEQAREAVVLFDLGSAYLNTATALDLLPEEKRGRVVLADAPLAEGAVIAAVAASVGDGAAAVRERAEEARGMRKVPEEPVPPAEGSR, from the coding sequence ATGACCGGGCCGGCCGCCCCCACCGCCCTGGTGCTGGTCTCCCACAGCCGCACCCTGGCCGAAGGGGTCCGGGAACTGGCCGCCCAGATGGCAGGACCCGGCGTCCCCATCCTCATCGCCGCCGGGCTGGAGGACGGCAGCCTGGGGACCGACGCGGCCGCCATCCTGTCCACCCTCGAGGCGGCCCTCGAGCAGGCAAGGGAGGCGGTGGTCCTGTTCGACCTGGGCAGCGCCTACCTGAACACCGCCACCGCCCTGGACCTGCTGCCCGAGGAGAAGCGCGGTCGGGTGGTCCTGGCCGACGCGCCCCTGGCGGAAGGCGCGGTGATCGCGGCGGTGGCGGCTTCGGTGGGGGACGGGGCGGCCGCCGTGCGGGAGCGGGCCGAGGAGGCCCGGGGCATGCGCAAGGTGCCTGAAGAGCCGGTTCCTCCGGCGGAAGGAAGCCGTTGA
- the glpK gene encoding glycerol kinase GlpK — translation MARYVLALDQGTTSSRAILFDRQGTVVAVRNQEFRQIYPRPGWVEHDPLDIWDSQLAVARAVLKEAGATPDDIAAIGVTNQRETTIVWDKATGDPVYNAIVWQDRRTADLCTDLKRRGREALFREKTGLVVDPYFSGTKIAWILDNVPGVRERAERGEVIFGTVDTWLVWKLTGGRVHVTDYSNASRTLIFNIHTLDWDDELLQELNIPRAMLPEARPSSQVYGETDPAWLGGAIPIAGIAGDQQAALFGQACFRPGMAKNTYGTGAFVLMNTGDRPARSEHGLITTVAWGVDGKVEYALEGSIFIAGAVVQWLRDELKIIEKAADTEPLARSVDDTGGVYLVPAFAGLGAPYWDPYARGTIVGITRGTGRAHLARAALESIAYQTRDVLGAMEADSGLSLSALRVDGGAVLNNFLMQFQADLLGVPVDRPVVNETTALGAAYLAGLAAGFWRNREEIEQFWQRDRRFEPAMPEDVREKLYAGWKRAVGRARAWEEPAQ, via the coding sequence ATGGCACGTTACGTCCTCGCCCTGGACCAGGGCACCACCAGCTCGCGGGCGATCCTGTTCGACCGCCAGGGCACCGTGGTGGCGGTGCGCAACCAGGAGTTCCGCCAGATCTACCCCAGGCCGGGCTGGGTCGAGCACGACCCCCTGGACATCTGGGATTCCCAGCTGGCCGTGGCCCGGGCGGTGCTCAAGGAAGCCGGTGCCACCCCGGATGACATCGCCGCCATCGGCGTGACGAACCAGCGGGAGACCACCATCGTCTGGGACAAGGCCACGGGCGATCCCGTGTACAACGCCATCGTCTGGCAGGACCGGCGCACCGCCGACCTGTGCACCGACCTCAAGCGCCGCGGGCGGGAAGCTTTGTTCCGGGAGAAGACCGGCCTGGTGGTCGACCCGTATTTCTCGGGCACCAAGATCGCCTGGATCCTGGACAACGTGCCGGGGGTGCGGGAGCGGGCCGAGCGCGGCGAGGTGATCTTCGGCACCGTGGACACCTGGCTGGTGTGGAAGCTGACGGGCGGCCGGGTCCACGTCACCGACTACTCCAACGCCTCCCGGACCCTGATCTTCAACATCCACACCCTGGACTGGGACGACGAGCTGCTGCAGGAGCTCAACATCCCGCGGGCCATGCTGCCCGAGGCCCGGCCGTCCAGCCAGGTCTACGGCGAGACGGACCCGGCCTGGCTCGGCGGCGCCATTCCCATCGCCGGGATCGCCGGCGACCAGCAGGCCGCCCTCTTCGGCCAGGCCTGCTTCCGGCCCGGCATGGCCAAGAACACCTACGGCACCGGCGCCTTCGTGCTGATGAACACCGGCGACCGGCCTGCCCGCTCCGAGCACGGCCTGATCACCACCGTGGCCTGGGGCGTGGACGGCAAGGTGGAGTACGCCCTGGAGGGCTCGATCTTCATCGCCGGCGCCGTGGTCCAGTGGCTGCGGGACGAGCTCAAGATCATCGAGAAGGCGGCCGACACCGAGCCCCTGGCCCGGTCGGTGGACGACACGGGCGGCGTCTACCTGGTACCCGCTTTCGCCGGGCTGGGCGCGCCCTACTGGGATCCCTACGCCCGCGGCACCATCGTCGGCATCACTCGGGGCACGGGGCGTGCCCACCTGGCCCGGGCGGCCCTGGAGTCCATCGCCTACCAGACCCGCGACGTGCTGGGCGCCATGGAGGCCGACTCGGGCCTGTCCCTGAGCGCCCTGCGGGTCGACGGGGGCGCCGTGCTCAACAACTTCCTCATGCAGTTCCAGGCCGATCTGTTGGGGGTGCCGGTGGACCGGCCGGTGGTCAACGAGACCACGGCCCTGGGCGCCGCCTACCTGGCCGGCCTGGCGGCGGGCTTCTGGCGGAATCGCGAGGAGATCGAGCAGTTCTGGCAGCGGGACCGGCGGTTCGAGCCGGCCATGCCGGAGGACGTGCGGGAGAAGCTCTACGCCGGCTGGAAGCGGGCGGTGGGGCGGGCCAGGGCCTGGGAAGAACCGGCCCAGTGA
- a CDS encoding glycerol-3-phosphate dehydrogenase/oxidase, producing MAVNRQQALAQLQRETFDLLIIGGGITGTGVAREAAHRGLRVAVVEARDFAAGTSSRSTKLIHGGLRYLKERDFRLVHEAVVERMRLLRLAPHLVRPEWFVFPVYRGDPDPLWQLRIGLWLYDRYAGRSLGTLRHRILSPARVQQEEPLLRQEGLVGAGMYVDAVTDDARLTATVARQAVAAGAVVVNYAEVTGFVKDAGGQVVGVRVRDLLAGGGTGVGTAAAGTPEAGGAEVAPGAGQGATPGQERAAGGPAVHAAGQAAAGGAAGQASTGGAEFVIRARRILNATGPWADRVRQLDDPGSPRLLRLTKGIHIAFTRDRLPIRHAVTMRGPDGRIMFAVPRGAFAYAGTTDTVYRDDPARPRPEAADVRYVLDALNRTFPATRLGPDDVISAWAGLRPLIDPGDTRDPSAISRDYKLYTSPSGLVTVAGGKLTAYKAMARNIVDQVFPETQGAPVDEEPLPGGARVPAEAELRQKAAQTGLPVEELQWLARHYGDEIDRVLGYLRPEDLQAGPRAARVRAAARYAAAEEMAQTLADALWRRVPEALWSTDNGRGVAADAAAAMGEILGWDEERRDGEVAAYLSQVQAMHAWREGF from the coding sequence GTGGCAGTGAATCGCCAGCAGGCGCTGGCCCAACTGCAGCGGGAGACCTTCGACCTGCTCATCATCGGGGGCGGCATCACGGGTACCGGCGTGGCCCGGGAGGCAGCGCACCGGGGGCTCCGGGTCGCGGTGGTGGAGGCGCGGGACTTTGCCGCCGGGACCAGCAGCCGCTCGACCAAGCTGATCCACGGCGGGCTGCGTTACCTCAAGGAGCGGGACTTCCGGCTGGTCCACGAAGCGGTGGTGGAGCGCATGCGCCTGCTGCGCCTGGCACCCCACCTGGTGCGGCCGGAGTGGTTCGTCTTTCCCGTGTACCGGGGTGACCCCGACCCGCTGTGGCAACTGCGCATCGGCCTCTGGCTTTATGACCGGTACGCCGGCCGGAGCCTGGGCACCCTGCGGCACCGGATCCTCAGCCCGGCCCGCGTGCAGCAGGAGGAGCCCCTGCTGCGCCAGGAAGGGCTGGTGGGGGCCGGCATGTACGTCGACGCCGTCACCGACGACGCGCGCCTGACGGCGACGGTGGCACGCCAGGCCGTGGCCGCAGGGGCGGTGGTGGTCAACTACGCCGAGGTGACCGGGTTCGTCAAGGACGCGGGCGGGCAGGTGGTGGGCGTCCGGGTCCGGGACCTGCTGGCGGGCGGCGGGACCGGGGTAGGGACGGCGGCGGCCGGCACGCCGGAGGCAGGCGGCGCCGAGGTCGCGCCCGGGGCAGGCCAGGGAGCTACGCCGGGGCAGGAGAGGGCCGCCGGCGGCCCGGCGGTGCACGCGGCCGGCCAGGCGGCGGCCGGTGGCGCGGCCGGCCAGGCGAGCACCGGCGGCGCCGAGTTCGTCATCCGGGCCCGCCGGATCCTCAACGCCACGGGTCCCTGGGCCGACCGGGTGCGCCAGCTGGACGACCCCGGCTCGCCTCGCCTCCTGCGGCTGACCAAGGGCATCCACATCGCCTTCACCCGCGACCGGTTGCCCATCCGCCACGCGGTGACCATGCGCGGCCCGGACGGGCGCATCATGTTCGCCGTGCCCCGGGGAGCCTTCGCCTATGCCGGTACCACCGACACCGTATACCGGGACGATCCGGCCCGTCCCCGGCCCGAGGCCGCCGACGTCCGCTACGTGCTGGACGCCCTCAACCGCACCTTCCCCGCCACCCGCCTGGGACCGGACGACGTGATCAGCGCCTGGGCGGGCCTGCGGCCGCTCATCGACCCGGGGGATACCCGGGATCCCAGCGCCATCTCCCGGGACTACAAGCTCTACACCAGCCCTTCGGGCCTGGTGACGGTGGCCGGCGGGAAGCTGACGGCCTACAAGGCCATGGCCCGCAACATCGTCGATCAGGTGTTCCCCGAGACCCAAGGGGCACCGGTGGACGAGGAGCCCCTGCCCGGCGGCGCCCGCGTGCCGGCGGAGGCCGAATTGCGGCAGAAGGCGGCCCAGACGGGCTTGCCCGTGGAGGAACTGCAGTGGCTGGCCCGCCACTACGGCGATGAGATCGACCGGGTCCTGGGCTACCTGCGCCCCGAAGACCTGCAGGCGGGGCCGCGGGCGGCCCGGGTCCGGGCGGCGGCCCGGTACGCCGCCGCGGAGGAGATGGCCCAGACCCTGGCCGACGCCCTCTGGCGGCGGGTGCCCGAGGCCCTCTGGAGCACCGACAACGGGCGCGGGGTGGCGGCCGACGCGGCGGCGGCCATGGGCGAGATCCTGGGTTGGGACGAGGAGCGGCGGGACGGTGAGGTGGCCGCGTACCTCAGCCAGGTGCAGGCCATGCACGCCTGGCGGGAGGGCTTCTGA
- a CDS encoding redoxin domain-containing protein, protein MQRWREAWLRRRMPRPGREAPDFTLPLAGTGDEFLRLRDLRGRPLVLLFFPFAFSPGCCNEIEDFTARYPDFASRGAQVVGISTDSPYALRAWADRYQVPFPLASDYNRRVIRRYGVAISRWGLGDFADRAVFVLDERGVVRWVWRAPDLGYLPDPDQVLAHLPDPPGDRPGPAGHRPGRR, encoded by the coding sequence GTGCAGCGGTGGCGGGAGGCCTGGCTCCGCCGGCGCATGCCCCGGCCGGGCCGGGAAGCGCCGGACTTCACCCTGCCCCTGGCCGGGACCGGCGACGAATTCTTGCGGCTGCGCGATCTCAGGGGTCGCCCGCTGGTCCTGCTGTTCTTCCCCTTTGCCTTCAGCCCCGGCTGCTGCAACGAGATCGAGGACTTCACCGCCCGCTACCCGGACTTCGCCTCCCGGGGCGCCCAGGTGGTGGGGATCAGCACCGACAGTCCCTATGCGCTCCGGGCGTGGGCCGACCGCTACCAGGTGCCCTTCCCCCTGGCCAGCGATTACAACCGGCGGGTGATCCGGCGCTACGGTGTGGCCATCAGCCGCTGGGGCCTGGGCGATTTTGCCGACCGGGCCGTGTTCGTCCTGGATGAACGCGGCGTCGTGCGCTGGGTCTGGCGGGCCCCGGATCTGGGCTACCTGCCCGATCCGGACCAGGTGCTGGCCCACTTGCCCGATCCGCCCGGTGACCGGCCCGGCCCGGCCGGCCACCGCCCGGGCCGGCGCTGA
- a CDS encoding response regulator transcription factor, translated as MTVFLRDERGRGEPAGPALDAGQARPPARRLPAGPPAPAAASTPTARPAPASAGGKPSALAPAAPAARPGPGPDGPAPAGPTVLVVDDEESLLELVAYNLQRNGMAPVLARDGAEALRRLEERRPQVIILDVMLPDTDGFTLCRHLRERGIQTPILMLTARDSEIDKVLGLELGADDYVTKPFSPRELVARIKALLRRTEGRRQQIGPIVIDYAGHEVYRDGQRVALTPTEFKLLATLAAEPGRAFTRQELLDRVWGEEAFGDPRTVDVHVRHLREKLERNPSQPEWILTVRGHGYKLNSPVAGL; from the coding sequence GTGACGGTGTTCTTGCGGGACGAACGCGGCCGCGGCGAGCCGGCGGGCCCGGCCCTCGATGCGGGCCAGGCCCGGCCCCCGGCCCGACGCCTTCCCGCCGGGCCACCGGCGCCGGCGGCCGCCTCCACCCCAACCGCCCGCCCGGCGCCGGCTTCCGCCGGCGGCAAGCCCTCCGCCCTGGCGCCGGCAGCCCCCGCCGCCCGGCCCGGCCCCGGTCCGGACGGGCCGGCACCGGCCGGTCCCACCGTGCTGGTGGTGGACGACGAGGAGTCCCTGCTGGAACTGGTGGCGTACAACCTGCAGCGCAACGGCATGGCACCGGTGCTGGCCCGGGACGGTGCCGAGGCCCTGCGCCGCCTGGAGGAGCGCCGGCCCCAGGTGATCATCCTGGACGTCATGCTGCCCGATACCGACGGCTTCACCCTCTGCCGCCACCTGCGGGAGCGGGGCATTCAGACGCCCATCCTCATGCTGACCGCCCGGGACAGCGAGATCGACAAGGTGCTGGGGCTGGAGCTGGGCGCCGACGACTACGTGACCAAGCCCTTCAGCCCCCGGGAGCTGGTGGCGCGGATCAAGGCGCTGCTGCGCCGCACCGAGGGCCGGCGCCAGCAGATCGGCCCCATCGTGATCGACTACGCCGGCCATGAGGTCTACCGGGACGGCCAGCGGGTGGCCCTGACCCCCACGGAGTTCAAGCTGCTGGCCACGCTGGCTGCCGAGCCGGGCCGGGCCTTCACCCGGCAGGAGCTGCTGGACAGGGTCTGGGGTGAAGAGGCCTTCGGCGACCCGCGGACCGTGGACGTCCACGTACGCCACCTGCGGGAGAAGCTGGAGCGCAACCCCAGCCAGCCGGAGTGGATCCTCACCGTGCGGGGACACGGCTACAAGCTGAACTCCCCGGTGGCCGGGCTGTGA
- the pncA gene encoding bifunctional nicotinamidase/pyrazinamidase translates to MDRLQPGGAATGGGAAPAPAGAVTPEAAAQHPDAALVVVDVQNDFCPGGALAVPQGDQVVPVLNRWIGAFHAAGRPVVFTQDWHPSGHVSFREQGGPWPVHCVQGSPGAAFHPDLQVRGTVFRKGFAPDREAYSGFDGALAAGEAGVRPEVTLAGWLRQQGVRHLYVGGLATDYCVRATVLDGLREGFRVTVLVPAVRAVDVTPGDGERALAEMEAHGALLAAGDAGEAR, encoded by the coding sequence ATGGACCGCCTGCAGCCCGGCGGCGCCGCGACGGGGGGCGGGGCGGCACCGGCCCCCGCCGGCGCCGTGACCCCCGAGGCAGCCGCCCAGCATCCTGACGCCGCCCTGGTGGTGGTGGACGTCCAGAACGACTTCTGTCCCGGCGGTGCCCTGGCCGTGCCCCAGGGCGACCAGGTGGTGCCCGTCCTCAACCGCTGGATCGGCGCCTTCCACGCGGCGGGCCGGCCCGTGGTCTTCACCCAGGACTGGCATCCCTCCGGCCATGTGAGCTTCCGCGAGCAGGGCGGGCCCTGGCCGGTCCACTGCGTGCAGGGCAGCCCGGGGGCCGCCTTCCACCCGGACCTGCAGGTCCGGGGCACCGTCTTCCGCAAGGGGTTCGCCCCCGACCGGGAGGCCTACAGTGGCTTTGACGGCGCCCTGGCCGCCGGTGAGGCCGGGGTCCGCCCCGAGGTCACCCTGGCCGGCTGGCTGCGGCAGCAGGGGGTCCGGCACCTGTACGTGGGCGGCCTGGCCACCGACTACTGCGTGCGGGCCACGGTGCTGGACGGCCTGCGGGAGGGTTTTCGGGTCACGGTGCTGGTTCCGGCCGTGCGGGCCGTCGACGTGACCCCGGGGGACGGGGAGCGCGCCCTGGCGGAGATGGAGGCCCACGGGGCCCTGCTGGCCGCCGGGGACGCCGGGGAGGCCCGGTGA
- the metE gene encoding 5-methyltetrahydropteroyltriglutamate--homocysteine S-methyltransferase, whose translation MAVATNLGFPRIGAGRELKQALEAYWDGKISADALLATAAALRRRHWELQRAAGIDVVPVGDFSLYDHVLDTACMVGAVPARYGWAPSAEAGAAIPPAPGGDAAGAGRATPAAGQRAEAGPGAAAAAAAGEVPLDVYFAMARGTPGRGVPALEMTKWFDTNYHYIVPELEPGQAFRLASRKVVEGFREARSLGFEARPVLLGPVSFLLLAKLRTPAGAGAAGRAPEASRGEAGGLGGGAAGSSGGEGVAGPRLALLDGLLPVYGQVLRELAAAGATWVQLDEPFLALDLDEPARAAYRRAYATLAQAAPGLRLFLATYFEGLRDNLELALSLPVQALHLDLVRDPGQLEQVLAAGVPPTLHLSLGVVDGRNVWRADLEAALALLERARDALGAGRLFVAPSCSLLHVPIDLDLETDLDPEIKGWLAFAKQKLEEVAVLTRALNQGRQAVAGALEASRAAVEARRRSPRRTRPEVQERLARLNPDEARRPSRAPQRRSLQRERLGLPPLPTTTIGSFPQTPEVRRLRARWRHGEIDTATYEEGIRAEIRRVIRLQEELGLDVLVHGEAERNDMVEYFAEQLEGFAFTRHGWVQSYGSRCVKPPILYGDVARPGPMTVRWITYAQSLTDRPVKGMLTGPVTILQWSFVRDDQPREVTCRQIALAIRDEVQDLEAAGIRVIQIDEPAFREAMPLRQADRPAYLAWATECFRLVTGGVREETQIHTHMCYSEFNDILDAIAALDADVILIEASRSGMELLDAFVQHRYPSDIGPGVYDIHSPRVPPVDEIKALLRKAAAVLDPGQLWVNPDCGLKTRRYEEVEPALRHMVQAARELREEWAPAPATGGR comes from the coding sequence ATGGCCGTGGCAACCAACCTGGGCTTCCCCCGCATCGGGGCCGGCCGGGAGTTGAAACAGGCCCTGGAGGCCTACTGGGACGGCAAGATTTCCGCGGACGCTCTGCTGGCGACGGCGGCGGCCTTGCGGCGGCGGCACTGGGAGCTGCAGCGGGCGGCGGGGATCGACGTGGTGCCCGTGGGGGACTTCTCCCTCTACGACCACGTGCTGGATACCGCCTGCATGGTGGGGGCCGTGCCCGCCCGTTACGGGTGGGCCCCTTCAGCGGAAGCCGGCGCCGCAATCCCCCCGGCTCCTGGTGGCGATGCCGCCGGCGCGGGCCGGGCCACCCCCGCGGCGGGCCAGAGGGCGGAGGCGGGCCCGGGCGCGGCGGCCGCCGCGGCTGCTGGGGAGGTCCCCCTGGACGTCTACTTCGCCATGGCCCGGGGCACCCCCGGCCGGGGCGTCCCCGCCCTGGAGATGACCAAGTGGTTCGACACCAACTACCACTACATCGTGCCCGAGCTGGAACCAGGGCAGGCCTTCCGCCTGGCGTCCCGCAAGGTGGTGGAGGGATTCCGCGAGGCCCGCTCCCTGGGTTTCGAGGCCCGCCCCGTGCTGCTGGGCCCGGTGAGCTTCCTGCTGCTGGCCAAGCTCCGCACTCCGGCCGGGGCGGGCGCCGCCGGCCGGGCCCCCGAGGCGAGCCGCGGCGAGGCCGGGGGTCTGGGCGGCGGGGCGGCCGGTTCCTCCGGCGGGGAAGGGGTCGCCGGGCCGCGCCTTGCCTTGCTGGACGGCCTGCTGCCCGTGTACGGGCAGGTGCTGCGGGAGCTGGCGGCGGCCGGCGCCACCTGGGTCCAGCTGGATGAGCCGTTCCTGGCCCTGGACCTGGACGAACCGGCCCGGGCCGCCTACCGCCGCGCCTACGCCACCTTAGCCCAGGCGGCCCCGGGGCTCCGGCTCTTCCTGGCCACCTACTTCGAGGGGTTGCGGGACAACCTGGAGCTAGCCTTGAGCCTGCCGGTGCAGGCCCTGCACCTGGATCTGGTGCGGGACCCCGGCCAGCTGGAGCAGGTGCTGGCCGCCGGGGTTCCGCCCACCCTGCACCTCTCCCTGGGGGTGGTGGACGGCCGCAACGTCTGGCGGGCGGACCTGGAGGCGGCCCTGGCCCTGCTGGAGCGGGCCCGGGACGCCCTGGGGGCCGGGCGGCTCTTCGTCGCCCCCTCCTGCTCGCTGCTGCACGTGCCCATCGACCTGGACCTGGAGACGGATCTGGATCCGGAGATCAAGGGCTGGCTTGCCTTCGCGAAGCAGAAGCTGGAGGAAGTGGCGGTCCTGACCCGCGCCTTGAACCAGGGCCGGCAGGCCGTGGCCGGCGCCCTCGAGGCCAGCCGGGCGGCGGTGGAGGCCCGGCGCCGCTCGCCCCGGCGCACCCGGCCGGAGGTGCAGGAGCGGTTGGCGCGGCTCAACCCGGACGAGGCCCGCAGGCCCTCCCGGGCGCCCCAGCGGCGGTCGCTGCAGCGGGAGCGGCTGGGCCTCCCGCCCCTGCCCACCACCACCATCGGCTCCTTCCCCCAGACTCCGGAGGTGCGCCGGCTGCGGGCGCGCTGGCGGCACGGGGAGATCGACACCGCCACCTACGAAGAGGGCATCCGCGCCGAGATCCGCCGGGTGATCCGGCTGCAGGAGGAGCTGGGCCTGGACGTGCTGGTTCACGGCGAGGCCGAGCGCAACGACATGGTGGAGTACTTCGCCGAGCAGCTGGAGGGCTTCGCCTTCACCCGCCACGGCTGGGTGCAGAGCTACGGCAGCCGCTGCGTGAAGCCGCCCATCCTCTACGGCGACGTGGCCCGGCCCGGCCCCATGACCGTGCGGTGGATCACCTACGCCCAGTCGCTGACGGACCGGCCGGTCAAGGGCATGCTGACGGGGCCCGTCACCATCCTGCAGTGGTCCTTCGTCCGGGACGACCAGCCCCGGGAGGTGACTTGCCGCCAGATCGCCCTGGCCATCCGCGACGAGGTCCAGGACCTGGAGGCGGCGGGCATCCGGGTCATCCAGATCGACGAGCCGGCCTTCCGGGAGGCCATGCCCCTGCGGCAGGCGGACCGGCCCGCCTACCTGGCCTGGGCCACCGAGTGCTTCCGCCTGGTCACCGGCGGGGTGCGGGAGGAGACCCAGATCCACACCCACATGTGCTACTCCGAGTTCAACGACATCCTGGACGCCATCGCCGCCCTGGATGCCGACGTGATCCTGATCGAGGCGTCGCGCTCGGGCATGGAGCTGCTGGACGCCTTCGTGCAGCACCGCTACCCCAGCGACATCGGCCCGGGGGTGTACGACATCCACTCGCCCCGGGTGCCGCCGGTGGATGAGATCAAGGCGCTGCTGCGCAAGGCGGCCGCGGTGCTCGACCCGGGCCAGCTCTGGGTGAACCCGGACTGCGGCCTCAAGACCCGGCGTTACGAGGAGGTTGAACCGGCCCTGCGGCACATGGTCCAGGCGGCCCGGGAACTGCGGGAGGAGTGGGCACCCGCTCCCGCCACCGGCGGCCGGTAG